Within the Pseudomonadota bacterium genome, the region TGACTGCCATCGTCGAACGCGTAGCGGCGAGCGACCCTGTCGTGTTCGGTCTGGGGCATCCGCTGCAGGTTACCTGCGGCTCTCAGTCGATCGAGGATCTCACTCGCCCCCACCAGCGAGTCAGCACGCCAGCCGTTGAGCGTTCCCACATCCATGAACTCTATGAATCGCACGACGTGTCCAGAGCCCCGGAAGTGGCGGGCGAGCTCAGCGATGCAGTCTTCGTTCACCCCACGCTGTACCACGCAGTTGATCTTGATCGGCCGCAAACCGGCGGCCGCGGCGGCTTCGATGCCACGCAACACTGCCCCCGGTGCTGTGGTCGAGCCGGTCGCTCTGGCGAACACCGCGGGATTCAGGCTATCGAGGCTCACGGTGACTCGGTGCAGGCCTGCGCGGGCGAGCTTTGCTGCGCGCGCTTGCAGCAGAAACCCGTTGGTCGTCATGGCGAGGTCCTGCACCCCGGGCACCGAGGCAAGGCGTTCGACAAGGCGTTCGAGCTGGGCTCGCAACAGGGGCTCACCTCCAGTCAGCCGGACCTTCCGGAGCCCGAAGCGGCTCGCCATGGCGCGCACTACCCGCTCGACTTCTTCGAAGCTCAGCAGCTCGGCGCGGGGCATGAAGCCGTAGAGCTGACCTCGCTCCGGCATGC harbors:
- the moaA gene encoding GTP 3',8-cyclase MoaA, which produces MPSPIKDKLGRTLSEIRVSVTDRCNFRCGYCMPERGQLYGFMPRAELLSFEEVERVVRAMASRFGLRKVRLTGGEPLLRAQLERLVERLASVPGVQDLAMTTNGFLLQARAAKLARAGLHRVTVSLDSLNPAVFARATGSTTAPGAVLRGIEAAAAAGLRPIKINCVVQRGVNEDCIAELARHFRGSGHVVRFIEFMDVGTLNGWRADSLVGASEILDRLRAAGNLQRMPQTEHDRVARRYAFDDGSQIGVIASVSQPFCRDCNRARLTADGRLLGCLFASNGISLRDRLRAGASDHEIAAVLREAWSKRADRYSETRSLTPQPGAEHRKLEMYQVGG